A genomic window from Purpureocillium takamizusanense chromosome 2, complete sequence includes:
- a CDS encoding Alpha,alpha-trehalose phosphorylase (configuration-retaining) (COG:H~EggNog:ENOG503Q4H9~CAZy:GT4) codes for MEFQAPRRASSIYMRRKSIIAQEQGSVDLALTTLYLGISAARLENGTAEVALAIRDITYLLDYDVIHVELKDDRDAITQCILEHVEAYEHENTAKFIGAALPNNMLELTPTLCSRLWLELDIVPLALPAESQHNKELWEAKLIDEQADSMARRCIVHFGPSMAPILQVGWHGEVQVAAGNRVRLNTAQDYMGTCSDVSWEAVSAYAEKLRKKGTKVAFFSATPQGGGVALMRHALVRFSRLLGVDVKWYVPKPRKSVFRVTKNMHNILQGVAPPDQRIPPQDRAAIIDWITDNAERYWFRDGGPLLPPEQGGADVIIIDDPQMIGLIPMIKNSSSSRPVLFRSHIQVRSDLIATPGSPQAEAWDFIWSHIKDADVFISHPIPAFVPHTVPREKVMYLPATSDWLDGLNKDLNAWDTGYYMHNYNTQCHAQGMTELHWPSRKYIIQVARFDPAKGIPTVIDAYAEFRRRYKASGGEDPPQLVICGNGSVDDPDGTIIYDECMSKIENEYPDLLDDTSVMRLDPNDQMLNVLIANAHVVLQLSTREGFEIKVSEALHASRPVIATLAGGIPLQVKDKVNGFLVQPGDWKAVADHLIELFTNDSLHSQMAIAARMGISDEVGTVGNALAWYFLASQFSDAPINGNERWVNDLARGGVAKPYSNDENRLPRSFTASGRV; via the exons ATGGAGTTCCAGGCACCAAGACGAGCGTCGTCCATCTATATGCGGCGAAAGTCCATTATTGCCCAAGAGCAGGGATCTGTTGACCTCGCCCTCACG ACGCTGTATCTAGGCATCTCTGCTGCGCGCCTCGAGAATGGCACTGCTGAGGTGGCACTGGCAATTCGAGACATCACGTACCTCCTTGACTATGACGTGATCCACGTCGAGCTGAAAGACGACCGCGATGCCATCACCCAGTGCATCTTGGAGCATGTCGAAGCATACGAGCACGAAAACACAGCCAAATTCATCGGTGCTGCCCTCCCGAACAATATGCTGGAGCTAACGCCAACGCTCTGCTCTCGCCTCTGGCTTGAACTCGATATTGTTCCTCTTGCACTTCCTGCCGAGAGCCAGCACAACAAAGAGTTATGGGAAGCCAAGCTCATCGACGAACAGGCAGATTCCATGGCCCGCAGATGTATTGT ACACTTTGGGCcctccatggcgccgatCCTGCAAGTAGGCTGGCACGGTGAGGTACAAGTTGCTGCAGGTAACAGGGTTCGCCTCAACACGGCTCAGGACTACATGGGGACATGTTCCGACGTGTCGTGGGAAGCCGTGTCTGCGTATGCCGAAAAGCTGCGCAAAAAAGGCACCAAGGTTGCCTTCTTCAGTGCCACGCCTCAGGGTGGCGGTGTAGCGCTCATGCGTCACGCTCTCGTTCGCTTCTCACGACTTCTCGGGGTGGATGTGAAGTGGTATG TCCCAAAGCCGAGAAAGAGCGTGTTCCGGGTGACCAAGAACATGCACAATATTCTCCAAGGCGTTGCTCCACCGGATCAGCGGATTCCCCCCCAAGACAGGGCCGCAATCATTGACTGGATCACCGACAATGCAGAGCGATACTGGTTTCGCGACGGTGGGCCACTGCTCCCGCCGGAGCAGGGCGGTGCCGATGTCATCATT ATTGACGATCCGCAAATGATTGGGCTCATCCCAATGATTAAAAACTCGTCGTCAAGCCGGCCGGTGCTTTTCCGTTCCCACATTCAGGTTCGGAGTGATTTGATTGCGACTCCCGGATCGCCGCAGGCCGAGGCATGGGACTTTATCTGGAGCCACATCAAAGATGCCGACGTCTTCATTAGCCACCCCATCCCAGCATTCGTCCCCCACACGGTGCCGCGCGAAAAGGTCATGTATCTGCCGGCAACCAGCGACTG GCTGGACGGGTTGAACAAGGACTTGAATGCGTGGGACACGGGCTATTACATGCACAACTACAATACTCAATGCCATGCTCAGGGCATGACCGAGTTGCATTGGCCCAGTC GCAAATACATCATACAAGTAGCGCGTTTCGACCCGGCAAAGGGCATCCCCACAGTCATAGATGCCTACGCCGAGTTTCGCCGCCGTTACAAGGCTTCGGGCGGAGAGGATCCGCCACAGCTCGTCAT TTGCGGGAACGGCTCTGTTGACGACCCGGATGGCACAATCATCTACGATGAGTGCATGAGCAAGATTGAAAACGAGTACCCtgacctgctcgacgacacgAGCGTCATGCGCCTTGACCCGAACGACCAGATGCTCAACGTTCTCATTGCCAACGCCCACGTCGTGTTGCAGCTGTCAACGCGTGAGGGCTTCGAGATCAAGGTGTCGGAAGCGCTGCATGCCAGCCGGCCTGTGATCGCGACCTTGGCAGGAGGTATCCCGCTGCAAGTGAAAGACAAAGTCAATGGTTTCCTGGTTCAGCCGGGCGACTGGAAGGCTGTCGCCGACCACCTTATTGAACTCTTCACGAATGACAGCCTGCACAGCCAAATGGCCATCGCAGCCAGGATGGGAATCAGCGATGAGGTAGGCACGGTAGGCAATGCTCTCGCCTGGTACTTTCTCGCAAGCCAGTTCTCCGACGCTCCGATCAACGGCAACGAGCGGTGGGTAAACGACCTCgcacgaggcggcgtggccaAGCCGTACAGTAATGATGAGAACCGCTTGCCCAGAAGCTTCACTGCTAGTGGTCGGGTATAG
- a CDS encoding Alpha,alpha-trehalose phosphorylase (configuration-retaining) (COG:H~EggNog:ENOG503Q4H9~CAZy:GT4) gives MLELTPTLCSRLWLELDIVPLALPAESQHNKELWEAKLIDEQADSMARRCIVHFGPSMAPILQVGWHGEVQVAAGNRVRLNTAQDYMGTCSDVSWEAVSAYAEKLRKKGTKVAFFSATPQGGGVALMRHALVRFSRLLGVDVKWYVPKPRKSVFRVTKNMHNILQGVAPPDQRIPPQDRAAIIDWITDNAERYWFRDGGPLLPPEQGGADVIIIDDPQMIGLIPMIKNSSSSRPVLFRSHIQVRSDLIATPGSPQAEAWDFIWSHIKDADVFISHPIPAFVPHTVPREKVMYLPATSDWLDGLNKDLNAWDTGYYMHNYNTQCHAQGMTELHWPSRKYIIQVARFDPAKGIPTVIDAYAEFRRRYKASGGEDPPQLVICGNGSVDDPDGTIIYDECMSKIENEYPDLLDDTSVMRLDPNDQMLNVLIANAHVVLQLSTREGFEIKVSEALHASRPVIATLAGGIPLQVKDKVNGFLVQPGDWKAVADHLIELFTNDSLHSQMAIAARMGISDEVGTVGNALAWYFLASQFSDAPINGNERWVNDLARGGVAKPYSNDENRLPRSFTASGRV, from the exons ATGCTGGAGCTAACGCCAACGCTCTGCTCTCGCCTCTGGCTTGAACTCGATATTGTTCCTCTTGCACTTCCTGCCGAGAGCCAGCACAACAAAGAGTTATGGGAAGCCAAGCTCATCGACGAACAGGCAGATTCCATGGCCCGCAGATGTATTGT ACACTTTGGGCcctccatggcgccgatCCTGCAAGTAGGCTGGCACGGTGAGGTACAAGTTGCTGCAGGTAACAGGGTTCGCCTCAACACGGCTCAGGACTACATGGGGACATGTTCCGACGTGTCGTGGGAAGCCGTGTCTGCGTATGCCGAAAAGCTGCGCAAAAAAGGCACCAAGGTTGCCTTCTTCAGTGCCACGCCTCAGGGTGGCGGTGTAGCGCTCATGCGTCACGCTCTCGTTCGCTTCTCACGACTTCTCGGGGTGGATGTGAAGTGGTATG TCCCAAAGCCGAGAAAGAGCGTGTTCCGGGTGACCAAGAACATGCACAATATTCTCCAAGGCGTTGCTCCACCGGATCAGCGGATTCCCCCCCAAGACAGGGCCGCAATCATTGACTGGATCACCGACAATGCAGAGCGATACTGGTTTCGCGACGGTGGGCCACTGCTCCCGCCGGAGCAGGGCGGTGCCGATGTCATCATT ATTGACGATCCGCAAATGATTGGGCTCATCCCAATGATTAAAAACTCGTCGTCAAGCCGGCCGGTGCTTTTCCGTTCCCACATTCAGGTTCGGAGTGATTTGATTGCGACTCCCGGATCGCCGCAGGCCGAGGCATGGGACTTTATCTGGAGCCACATCAAAGATGCCGACGTCTTCATTAGCCACCCCATCCCAGCATTCGTCCCCCACACGGTGCCGCGCGAAAAGGTCATGTATCTGCCGGCAACCAGCGACTG GCTGGACGGGTTGAACAAGGACTTGAATGCGTGGGACACGGGCTATTACATGCACAACTACAATACTCAATGCCATGCTCAGGGCATGACCGAGTTGCATTGGCCCAGTC GCAAATACATCATACAAGTAGCGCGTTTCGACCCGGCAAAGGGCATCCCCACAGTCATAGATGCCTACGCCGAGTTTCGCCGCCGTTACAAGGCTTCGGGCGGAGAGGATCCGCCACAGCTCGTCAT TTGCGGGAACGGCTCTGTTGACGACCCGGATGGCACAATCATCTACGATGAGTGCATGAGCAAGATTGAAAACGAGTACCCtgacctgctcgacgacacgAGCGTCATGCGCCTTGACCCGAACGACCAGATGCTCAACGTTCTCATTGCCAACGCCCACGTCGTGTTGCAGCTGTCAACGCGTGAGGGCTTCGAGATCAAGGTGTCGGAAGCGCTGCATGCCAGCCGGCCTGTGATCGCGACCTTGGCAGGAGGTATCCCGCTGCAAGTGAAAGACAAAGTCAATGGTTTCCTGGTTCAGCCGGGCGACTGGAAGGCTGTCGCCGACCACCTTATTGAACTCTTCACGAATGACAGCCTGCACAGCCAAATGGCCATCGCAGCCAGGATGGGAATCAGCGATGAGGTAGGCACGGTAGGCAATGCTCTCGCCTGGTACTTTCTCGCAAGCCAGTTCTCCGACGCTCCGATCAACGGCAACGAGCGGTGGGTAAACGACCTCgcacgaggcggcgtggccaAGCCGTACAGTAATGATGAGAACCGCTTGCCCAGAAGCTTCACTGCTAGTGGTCGGGTATAG
- a CDS encoding uncharacterized protein (COG:S~EggNog:ENOG503P6B7): protein MSESDWFNSIVEYGNLGGGYMATVELFHQLHCLNMLRKAIHHDYYKRMAPSANGTYPHILITHLDHCLEILRQVISCQGDTGLITFHWVQGNPVAYPDFNTWHQCRDPEEVLPWAKAREAPLSAPLKKEMFSNLVEMPHTP from the exons ATGTCTGAAAGCGACTGGTTCAACTCGATAGTAGAGTACGGGAATCTCGGAGGTGGCTACATGGCCACCGTAGAGCTCTTCCACCAGCTGCATTGCCTG AACATGCTGCGCAAAGCAATCCATCACGATTATTACAAGAGAATGGCCCCATCGGCCAACGGAACGTACCCGCACATCTTGATAACCCACCTTG ATCACTGTCTCGAGATCTTACGCCAAGTCATAAGCTGTCAGGGTGATACGGGCCTCATAACCTTTCATTGGGTTCAAGGCAACCCGGTGGCATATCCAGACTTCAACACTTGGCATCAATGCAGGGATCCAGAGGAGGTTCTCCCATGGGCGAAAGCGCGAGAGGCGCCCCTGAGCGCACCGCTAAAGAAGGAAATGTTCTCCAATTTAGTTGAAATGCCCCATACTCCCTAA
- a CDS encoding uncharacterized protein (COG:S~TransMembrane:12 (i157-180o192-211i223-240o252-275i282-305o311-336i575-599o619-643i664-685o691-717i737-753o759-781i)~EggNog:ENOG503NTX3), with the protein MASSGASLSSESAENVKDRPSRHGLRRLFARRPTAEPRNEKQSSHPRWSFGILNDPETVEVPGSVLLLAANRNEPLGLRNVHARTSHSSIPAGFPVDVSSTPGRTSVSHRTADPPAQSSDPSEGKKKTQDGTIILEPQPEDSANDPLNWPGWQRDTALISLGFYCMIGGGIGPLIAAGFTDIAHEYGVTVENVSLVVGLYMMGLGVGAVIASPTAILFGKRPVYLASAIVFIGTCIWAGHSPSFPSLLAARVFQGMAMNPVECLPSATIAEIFFLHERAYRIGIYTLLLLGGKNLVPLVSAAIIQRYGWRWVFFIVAMVAGLGLSLLFLFVPETFWDRTPTRRPSKRPSFLRRVSSRRSLPQPPDIPDSSSLAAKTPVRPESHAAARGAHLHVEFAAAGSTAATPGKIDNRASRDGDTADDCVNSPSDQPRAPPRIQVPGEERQFVKYDKNGHPALPAEDEAAAVTDQAHQHGSADDGGVPSPRPILTQTPTSYLAQSAYTHSIAGSENNADYYMRGPNLDNERIPASALRAPPKVQAYTHMLRQQPAQTFAQHLRPYHGRLNNDKWLKVMVRPFVLFSYPAVLWSAAVYSCSVGWLMVISETMAIIYRDPASYNFDSLQTGLVYISPFIGGVLGTGVAGKISDIVVRAMSRRNGGMYEPEFRLVMAIPIMVSTCIGLMGFGWSAQDKDHWMVPTAFLGVLSFGCSLGSTTAITFCVDSFRQYAGEALVTLNFSKNILHGLVFSLFVSHWMAHDGPRKVFLWLGVIQLLLQLTTIPLFIYGKRARMWTVRKNFMERF; encoded by the exons ATGGCCTCATCGGGGGCGTCATTGTCATCAGAGAGTGCAGAGAACGTCAAAGACAGACCATCGCGACATGGACTTCGCCGACTCTTTGCCCGTCGGCCGACGGCAGAACCTCGCAACGAGAAGCAGTCGTCGCACCCTCGCTGGAGCTTTGGCATTCTGAACGACCCTGAGACTGTTGAAGTACCCG GTTCGGTATTGCTCCTGGCCGCCAATCGCAACGAGCCTCTGGGCCTGAGAAACGTTCACGCACGAACATCTCACTCCTCCATCCCAGCCGGGTTTCCCGTCGACGTATCCTCGACTCCTGGACGGACTTCAGTAAGCCACCGTACCGCCGATCCACCCGCCCAATCTAGCGACCCAAGTgagggaaagaagaagacgcaGGACGGCACCATCATTCTCGAGCCACAGCCAGAGGACTCGGCCAACGATCCGCTCAATTGGCCGGGATGGCAGCGCGACACGGCCCTCATCTCGCTCGGCTTCTATTGCAtgatcggcggcggcatcggcccCCTCATCGCGGCTGGTTTCACTGACATTGCCCACGAGTACGGCGTGACCGTCGAGAACGTttcgctcgtcgtcggcttgtACATGatgggcctcggcgtcggcgcagTTATagcatcgccgacggccatTCTGTTCGGCAAGCGACCGGTTTAcctcgccagcgccatcgtcttcatcggcacTTGCATCTGGGCTGGACACTCCCCTAGTTTTCCATCCCTCCTGGCCGCGCGGGTGTTCCAGGGCATGGCCATGAACCCGGTCGAGTGCCTTCCTTCGGCAACGATAGCCGAGATTTTCTTCCTGCACGAGCGGGCGTATCGCATTGGTATATAtacgttgctgctgcttggcggcAAGAATTTGGTCCCGCTTGTAAGCGCTGCGATCATACAGCGATACGGGTGGCGCTGGGTGTTCTT CATTGTAGCAATGGTCGCAGGTCTCGGGCTCAGTCTTTTGTTCTTGTTTGTTCCCGAAACATTTTGGGATCGCACGCCCACCAGGCGGCCGTCCAAGCGGCCCAGCTTCCTCCGCCGCGTGTCCTCCCGCCGCAGCTTGCCCCAGCCACCGGATATTCCTGACTCCTCGAGCCTTGCTGCCAAAACACCAGTGCGACCTGAGAGTCACGCAGCGGCTCGAGGGGCACATCTTCACGTCGAgtttgctgctgcaggttCCACCGCTGCCACGCCCGGAAAGATCGACAACAGGGCATCCCGCGATGGTGACACCGCCGATGACTGCGTAAACTCACCAAGCGACCAGCCcagagcgccgcctcgcatcCAAGTCCCTGGCGAGGAAAGGCAATTCGTAAAATATGACAAGAACGGTCATCCTGCGTTACCCGCGGAGGACGAAGCAGCGGCAGTGACCGACCAAGCACATCAACACGGcagtgccgacgacggtggtgtgccgtcgccgagaccTATCCTTACTCAGACCCCAACCAGCTACCTTGCGCAGTCCGCATACACCCACAGCATCGCCGGCAGCGAGAACAATGCCGACTATTACATGCGCGGTCCCAACCTGGATAACGAGCGGATCCCGGCCTCGGCGCTTCGCGCTCCGCCCAAGGTTCAGGCGTACACACACATGCtccggcagcagcccgcccagACTTTCGCACAGCATCTACGCCCATaccacggccgcctcaacAACGACAAGTGGCTCAAGGTCATGGTGCGTCCCTTCGTGCTCTTCTCCTACCCCGCCGTGCTGTGGTCAGCCGCCGTGTACTCGTGCTCGGTCGGCTGGCTCATGGTCATCTCGGAAACCATGGCCATCATCTACCGCGACCCCGCGTCGTACAACTTCGACTCGCTGCAGACGGGCCTCGTGTATATATCGCCCTTCATCGGCGGGGTGTTGGGCACCGGCGTGGCCGGCAAGATCAGCGACATTGTCGTCCGCGCCATGTCCAggcgcaacggcggcatgTACGAGCCCGAGTTCCGACTGGTCATGGCCATCCCAATCATGGTGTCCACCTGCATCGGCCTCATGGGCTTCGGCTGGTCGGCACAGGACAAGGACCACTGGATGGTTCCCACCGCgttcctcggcgtcctctCCTTCGGATGCTCCctggggtcgacgacggccatcaCCTTTTGCGTCGACAGCTTCCGGCAGTatgccggcgaggcgcttgTGACACTCAACTTCTCCAAGAACATCCTGCACGGCCTCGTTTTCAGCCTGTTTGTGTCGCATTGGATGGCGCACGACGGCCCGAGGAAGGTCTTTCTATGGCTTGGCGTTatccagctgctgctgcagctgaCGACCATCCCCCTATTCATATACGGGAAGCGAGCGCGCATGTGGACCGTGAGGAAGAATTTCATGGAGAGATTTTAG
- a CDS encoding uncharacterized protein (TransMembrane:6 (i95-121o166-186i298-322o372-393i414-434o469-490i)~COG:P~EggNog:ENOG503NYY0), with protein sequence MATDNSSVEAGTPTEATPLLVAVPRHQHPSPRRPSRPALLSRASKDETTAAAYAGDGLPYNDYTAIDWLHDLVKDSVRRSEVESRFRGGIRGRVAAWWDLTQGWVAAFAVGILTACVAFAVDVSVETVADWKEGRCAESIWLNRRACCAIDDGQCNRWLPWASGFGSAYAVYVASALLFGVIAAGLTMTTKMNLPAVGIAADGDEAEDVVESPKGKVMYMAAGSGIPEIKTILSGFVIPHFLDLKVLVVKAVGATFAVATGMCLGKEGPFVHISTCVGYLVAKCVPKYATNERKMREALSVACSAGLSVAFGAPIGGVLFSYEEISTYFPRRVLWRSFLCSLVAAAALKELNPTGTGKLVLFETNYGVDYDFFHYVVFIFLGVCGGVFGGIFCHANFMWSKSFRKISIIKNSPVFEVFLVVLATALLQFPNRLIRDTGDITMERLLVDCNNVEEDWICEQEALEERGTYYAWLISGTLVKLVLTTITFGCKVPSGIIIPSLDAGALFGRMVGQAVPGISPGIFAMVGSAAFLAGVSRMTVSLAVIMFELTGEVNFIPPFMIAILTAKWVADCICADGVYDLSQHLQGHPFLEAERALSKIRMMRDTDGTATVAALIPPSETMDAVTVFTGPNYRVAPSVLRAKLASLRARGLMDAGLVLVNERGICHGYLPEADLETILRAVDESGQEVELDLLGGMLAELINRSPVSVPATAPLEYAVEMFDKLGVRYLIVVEEETAKVVGVALKKRLLRLLDE encoded by the coding sequence atggccaccgaCAACTCATCGGTCGAGGCTGGCACGCCCACGGAGGCCAcgccgctgctcgtggcCGTCCCACGCCACCAGCATCcctctcctcgacgaccgagTCGGCCCGCGCTGCTCTCCCGCGCCTCCAaggacgagacgacggcggccgcgtaTGCCGGCGATGGGTTGCCCTACAACGACTACACCGCGATCGACTGGCTGCACGACCTGGTCAAGGACAGCGTGCGGCGCAGCGAGGTCGAGTCGCGCTTCCGAGGCGGGATTAgaggccgcgtcgccgcgtgGTGGGATCTCACGCAGGGCTGGGTCGCTGCCTTTGCCGTGGGCATCCTGACGGCCTGTGTCGCctttgccgtcgacgtcagcGTCGAGACGGTTGCCGACTGGAAGGAGGGCCGCTGCGCCGAAAGCATATGGCTGAACCGCCGCGCGTGCTGTGCCATTGACGACGGACAGTGCAATCGGTGGTTGCCCTGGGCGAGCGGTTTCGGCTCCGCATATGCCGTGTacgtggcgtcggcgctgctctttggcgtcatcgccgccggaTTGACCATGACGACAAAGATGAATCTTCCAGCGGTGGGCATCGCGGccgacggagacgaggccgaggatgtTGTAGAATCAcccaagggcaaggtcaTGTACATGGCTGCTGGCAGCGGCATCCCCGAGATCAAGACCATCCTGTCCGGCTTCGTCATCCCGCACTTCCTCGACCTCAAGGTCCttgtcgtcaaggccgtcggtGCCACCTTTGCCGTGGCCACGGGCATGTGTCTGGGCAAGGAAGGCCCGTTCGTGCATATTTCGACCTGCGTGGGATACCTCGTGGCCAAGTGCGTCCCCAAGTACGCCACAAACGAACGCAAAATGCGCGAGGCACTCAGCGTCGCCTGCTCCGCGGGCTTGTCCGTTGCCTTTGGCGCGCCCATTGGCGGCGTGCTCTTCAGCTACGAGGAAATCAGCACCTATttcccgcgccgcgtcctctGGCGGTCTTTCCTCTGCTCCCtagttgccgccgctgcgctgaAGGAGCTCAATCCTACGGGCACCGGCAAGCTCGTCCTCTTTGAGACCAACTACGGCGTCGATTACGACTTTTTCCACTACGTTGTCTTCATCTTTCTCGGCGTCTGTGGCGGCGTGTTTGGCGGCATCTTTTGTCACGCCAACTTTATGTGGTCGAAGTCGTTTCGCAAGATTTCCATCATCAAGAACAGCCCCGTCTTTGAGGTGTTTCTGGTCGTTTTGGCCACGGCACTGCTTCAGTTCCCGAATCGCCTGATTCGCGACACGGGAGACATCACCATGGAGCGGCTTCTGGTCGACTGCAATAACGTTGAGGAGGACTGGATCTGCGAGCAGGAGGCCCTTGAGGAGAGGGGCACGTATTATGCGTGGCTCATTTCAGGCACGCTGGTCAAGCTTGTCCTGACCACAATCACGTTTGGCTGCAAGGTGCCGTCAGGGATCATCATCCCCTCGCTGGACGCCGGAGCGCTTTTTGGACGCATGGTTGGCCAGGCCGTGCCGGGCATCTCGCCGGGCATTTTCGCCATGGTTGGGTCTGCCGCGTTCTTGGCCGGGGTCAGCAGGATGACGGTCAGtctcgccgtcatcatgttCGAGCTGACGGGGGAGGTCAACTTCATTCCTCCGTTCATGATTGCCATCCTCACCGCCAAGTGGGTTGCCGACTGCATCTGCGCGGACGGTGTCTATGACCTGTCACAACACCTGCAGGGCCACCCATTCCTCGAAGCGGAGCGCGCCTTGAGCAAGATCAGGATGATGAGGGACACGGACGGCACCGCCACGGTCGCGGCCCTCATTCCTCCTTCAGAGACTATGGATGCCGTGACGGTCTTTACCGGCCCTAACTACCGTGTCGCACCGTCGGTTCTACGGGCCAAGCTGGCTAGcctccgcgcccgcggccttATGGATGCCGGTCTGGTCCTGGTCAACGAGCGCGGCATCTGCCACGGATACCTGCCCGAGGCGGACCTGGAGACGATCTTGCGGGCGGTTGACGAATCGGGCCAAGAGGTCGAGCTGGATCTCTTGGGCGGcatgctcgccgagctcatTAACAGGAGCCCCGTGTCCGtccccgccacggcgccgctggagTACGCCGTGGAGATGTTTGACAAGCTGGGCGTCCGGTACCTGAttgtggtggaggaggaaaCGGCAAaggtggtgggcgtggcTCTCAAGAAGCGGCTCCTAAGACTTTTAGACGAATGA
- a CDS encoding Xyloglucan-specific endo-beta-1,4-glucanase (CAZy:GH12~EggNog:ENOG503P1TV~SECRETED:SignalP(1-16~SECRETED:cutsite=TYA-QQ~SECRETED:prob=0.8978)~COG:G): MKSTLALFALPAFTYAQQLCGQFESHSAFGFYVNNNEWGAAAGKGDQCTYVDNIKKDGVAWHTDWTWSGGDYNVKSYPYSGRELPTKPLVGNITRLPTRAQWQYNGSNVRANVAYDLFTAADPNHSGSSGDYELMVWVGNLGNVHPIGESRGKVTIDGRSWELFVGNNGDMKVFSFVAPVQVTDFDSDILPFFDHMTKKYKFPAKEQHLITFQFGTEPFTGTKAKFDVWYWNGEVH; encoded by the exons ATGAAGTCTACACTTGCATTATTTGCTCTTCCCGCATTCACATATGCCCAGCAGTTATGTGGACAGTTCGAGTCTCATTCAGCGTTCGGGTTCTACGTCAATAACAACGAGTGGGgtgccgcggccggcaaAGGGGATCAATGCACATACGTCGATAACATCAAAAAGGACGGAGTAGCGTGGCACACCGACTGGACCTGGTCTGGGGGAGACTACAATGTCAAGAGTTACCCATACTCGGGCAGAGAGCTCCCCACCAAGCCTCTAGTCGGCAACATCACAAGACTACCGACCCGAGCGCAATGGCAGTACAACGGTAGCAACGTCCGGGCCAATGTTGCCTACGATCTCTTCACAGCAGCCGATCCCAACCACAGTGGGAGCAGTGGCGACTACGAACTCATGGTGTG GGTGGGAAACTTGGGCAACGTCCATCCGATCGGCGAATCAAGAGGCAAAGTCACCATTGACGGCCGGAGCTGGGAGCTTTTTGTCGGAAATAATGGCGACATGAAAGTTTTCAGCTTCGTTGCCCCCGTCCAGGTCACAGACTTCGACTCCGATATCTTACCGTTCTTCGACCACATGACAAAAAAGTATAAATTTCCAGCAAAGGAGCAGCATCTTATCA CTTTCCAATTCGGAACTGAGCCCTTCACTGGCACCAAGGCAAAGTTCGATGTCTGGTACTGGAATGGGGAAGTCCACTGA